The following are encoded in a window of Sutcliffiella horikoshii genomic DNA:
- a CDS encoding LysR family transcriptional regulator, with product MDIRQLRYFTVIAEEKNISQAARKLHMSQPPLSQQLKLMEEELGIRLVHREGKRLRLTEAGVKLYHHAVQVTKLMEEGMEEVKEVGEGLKGSLKIGVNTLSEMSLSRLLFAFKEKYPAVTYEIHQNESGQLFQLLRERAIDLAVIRFPVQSEEFGHFMLKREPFYFVSREAWNGPVTLEKIAGETLLLPSTKGQGLYDYILQSFAQRGYEPNIVCASSDLTLLAGLVQQGFGATLVPESAMHIFSEAKVHSYLVEDEDLTTQYGVAWMKKYYLSKVATRFLEMYKEISRNPLGS from the coding sequence ATGGATATTCGGCAATTGCGTTATTTTACTGTCATTGCGGAAGAAAAAAATATTTCACAAGCTGCCCGGAAATTACATATGTCCCAGCCCCCATTAAGTCAACAATTAAAGTTGATGGAAGAGGAATTAGGAATCAGACTTGTTCACCGTGAAGGAAAGAGGCTTCGGCTGACAGAAGCGGGAGTAAAGCTTTATCACCATGCTGTTCAGGTCACAAAGCTGATGGAAGAGGGCATGGAGGAGGTAAAGGAAGTAGGGGAAGGATTGAAGGGTTCCTTAAAAATTGGGGTGAACACGCTGTCTGAGATGTCGCTCAGCAGATTGTTGTTTGCATTCAAGGAAAAGTATCCTGCGGTAACTTATGAAATTCATCAAAATGAATCAGGTCAGCTGTTTCAATTGCTGCGTGAACGTGCTATAGACTTGGCAGTGATTCGTTTTCCCGTTCAATCAGAAGAATTTGGACATTTTATGCTGAAGAGGGAACCCTTCTATTTTGTCAGCCGGGAAGCTTGGAATGGACCGGTGACTTTAGAGAAGATTGCTGGGGAGACGCTGCTTTTGCCAAGCACAAAGGGACAAGGCCTGTACGATTATATCCTTCAGTCCTTTGCACAAAGAGGATATGAACCAAACATTGTGTGTGCGAGTTCAGATTTAACTTTGCTTGCTGGTCTTGTCCAACAAGGCTTTGGAGCAACCTTAGTTCCAGAGAGCGCCATGCATATTTTTTCTGAAGCAAAAGTCCATTCGTATTTGGTGGAGGATGAGGACTTGACAACTCAATATGGGGTTGCCTGGATGAAAAAGTACTATTTATCAAAGGTGGCAACCAGATTTCTGGAGATGTATAAGGAAATCTCTCGAAACCCTTTGGGAAGTTGA